The Desulfovibrionales bacterium genome includes a window with the following:
- the speD gene encoding adenosylmethionine decarboxylase, which translates to MENIEFGFGQHLMVDGYGSDQDKLTDINYIYDFLSNYPAEIEMTKIMPPYVFRYSGVRPEDWGISGFVLIAESHISIHTFPEKRYLSLDIFSCKEFNGQKAIEDVKRLFSLEKIEIRNLERGLEFPKIIRKVENFMRDERMQISI; encoded by the coding sequence TTGGAAAATATAGAATTTGGCTTTGGACAACATCTGATGGTGGACGGATATGGTTCTGACCAGGATAAGTTGACGGACATAAACTATATCTACGATTTTTTGAGTAACTATCCGGCAGAAATCGAGATGACCAAGATAATGCCGCCCTATGTATTCCGTTACTCCGGCGTAAGGCCGGAGGACTGGGGAATCTCGGGGTTTGTCCTCATTGCAGAAAGCCATATAAGTATTCATACCTTCCCGGAAAAACGGTATCTCAGTCTGGATATCTTCTCCTGCAAGGAATTTAATGGACAAAAGGCCATAGAAGATGTCAAGAGATTGTTTAGCCTTGAAAAGATAGAAATAAGGAATCTGGAACGGGGTCTGGAGTTCCCGAAAATCATCCGCAAGGTAGAAAACTTTATGCGTGATGAGAGGATGCAGATAAGCATTTAA
- the speB gene encoding agmatinase, which produces MTGFNFGGLEDAKTRLESSKTVIVPVPYDGTTSFRSGTREGPLAIINASRFLELYDEETDQDVSEAGIATLGEMEPIASSPEAMIEAVHEACLPLLQQGKTVVVLGGEHSVSLGAIKAAFDYKPSFSILQFDAHADLRNSYQNTPFSHACIMRRAMDYNPIEQVGIRSLSREEAVFIKGSGLKPFYAPAVLADREAVLQELLTRLLPEVYITIDLDVLDPSIMPAVGTPEPGGLGWYDLLFLLRHIAREKHVLAFDVVELSPQPGNVAPDFLAAKLIYKLLNYIGH; this is translated from the coding sequence ATGACCGGCTTTAACTTCGGCGGATTAGAAGACGCTAAAACGCGCTTAGAATCCTCAAAAACAGTAATTGTGCCGGTTCCTTATGACGGCACCACGTCGTTTCGGAGCGGCACCCGCGAAGGGCCCCTGGCCATTATTAATGCCTCGCGTTTTTTAGAGCTTTACGACGAAGAAACTGATCAGGACGTAAGCGAAGCCGGCATTGCCACATTAGGCGAGATGGAACCTATCGCCTCCTCGCCCGAAGCCATGATAGAGGCTGTCCACGAAGCCTGCCTGCCACTCCTGCAACAGGGAAAAACGGTCGTAGTCCTTGGCGGCGAACACTCGGTCAGCCTGGGAGCCATAAAAGCCGCTTTTGACTATAAGCCATCTTTTTCCATATTACAATTCGACGCCCATGCCGATTTGAGAAATTCCTATCAAAACACCCCCTTTAGCCATGCCTGTATTATGCGCCGGGCCATGGACTATAATCCCATTGAACAGGTGGGGATACGCTCTCTCAGCCGTGAAGAGGCCGTATTTATAAAGGGAAGCGGGCTTAAACCATTTTATGCCCCCGCGGTGCTGGCCGATCGAGAGGCGGTCTTACAGGAATTATTGACCCGGTTATTGCCCGAGGTCTATATAACTATAGACCTCGATGTCCTGGACCCGTCCATCATGCCGGCCGTAGGCACCCCTGAACCGGGAGGTCTGGGCTGGTACGATCTACTCTTCCTTCTGCGGCATATTGCCCGGGAAAAGCATGTTCTGGCCTTTGACGTCGTTGAGCTTTCACCTCAGCCGGGCAATGTGGCCCCGGACTTCCTGGCCGCCAAGCTTATCTATAAATTGTTAAACTATATCGGGCACTGA